One Granulicella sp. 5B5 DNA window includes the following coding sequences:
- the preA gene encoding NAD-dependent dihydropyrimidine dehydrogenase subunit PreA yields MNPFWLASAPPTNCGEQIMRAFDAGWGGAVWKTIGEPITNVSSRYSSIDWNGQRMMGLNNIELISDRPIEVNLREIAEVKKRYPKHVVIASLMVESSREAWHEMVQRTEDAGADGLELNFGCPHGMSERGMGSAVGQVPEYCEQITAWVKEKARTPVIVKLTPNISDIRIPARAAKAGGADALSAINTINSITGIDLDTLEPRPNVDGKSSHGGYCGPAVKPIALNMVQQVMSDPTAALPMSGIGGVATWQDAAEFILLGAGTVQVCTAAMHYGYRIVEDMADGLLAWMGRKGYQSLDDFRGRSLPNVLEWKQLNLNYKIVAHIEETKCIGCDLCYTACWDGAHQCIHLDRGLPSPDITRTPAQIAAISSRTISMTPLPKLDAHSAGGHGPYATPLARIPRVDEEHCVGCNLCSLVCPVPECITMQQRDTGLPPETWEERVAKGAAAEANAITGNPNL; encoded by the coding sequence ATGAACCCGTTCTGGCTCGCGAGTGCACCGCCGACAAACTGCGGCGAGCAGATCATGCGGGCGTTTGACGCGGGCTGGGGCGGTGCTGTGTGGAAGACGATCGGTGAGCCGATCACCAACGTCAGCTCGCGCTACTCGTCAATCGATTGGAACGGCCAACGCATGATGGGGTTGAACAATATCGAGCTCATCTCCGATCGTCCGATTGAGGTGAATCTTCGTGAGATCGCCGAGGTGAAGAAGCGCTATCCAAAGCATGTTGTCATCGCGTCATTGATGGTGGAGTCTAGCCGCGAAGCGTGGCATGAGATGGTGCAGCGCACGGAAGATGCTGGCGCCGACGGTCTCGAGTTGAACTTCGGTTGTCCGCACGGGATGAGCGAGCGCGGCATGGGCTCCGCCGTGGGGCAGGTGCCCGAGTACTGCGAGCAGATTACCGCATGGGTAAAGGAGAAGGCGCGTACTCCGGTGATCGTGAAGCTCACACCTAACATCTCCGATATCCGTATTCCCGCGCGTGCAGCGAAAGCCGGGGGCGCTGACGCTCTCTCCGCGATCAACACGATCAACTCCATCACGGGCATTGATCTGGACACACTGGAGCCGCGGCCCAACGTCGATGGCAAGAGCTCGCACGGAGGCTATTGCGGCCCTGCCGTGAAGCCGATTGCGCTGAACATGGTGCAGCAGGTGATGAGCGATCCAACGGCGGCGCTGCCGATGTCAGGCATCGGCGGTGTGGCGACGTGGCAGGACGCGGCTGAGTTCATCCTGCTGGGTGCGGGCACTGTGCAGGTGTGCACGGCTGCGATGCACTATGGTTACCGTATCGTGGAGGACATGGCAGACGGGCTGCTCGCATGGATGGGGCGCAAAGGGTATCAGTCGCTCGATGACTTCCGCGGGCGCTCGTTGCCGAATGTGCTGGAATGGAAGCAGCTCAATCTGAACTATAAGATCGTCGCGCATATCGAAGAAACGAAGTGCATTGGCTGCGATCTCTGCTACACCGCCTGCTGGGATGGAGCACACCAGTGCATTCATCTCGACCGGGGACTGCCGTCGCCGGACATCACGCGCACTCCGGCCCAGATCGCCGCAATCAGCAGCCGCACGATCAGCATGACGCCCCTTCCCAAGCTCGACGCGCACAGTGCTGGCGGCCACGGTCCCTATGCAACGCCGCTGGCGCGGATTCCGCGCGTTGACGAGGAGCATTGTGTCGGCTGCAATCTTTGCTCACTGGTTTGCCCTGTGCCCGAGTGCATCACAATGCAGCAGCGCGATACCGGCCTGCCGCCCGAGACATGGGAAGAACGCGTCGCGAAGGGCGCAGCCGCTGAAGCGAACGCTATTACCGGAAATCCGAATCTGTAG
- a CDS encoding NAD(P)-dependent oxidoreductase: MSTSVGFFERSPGSPEIAARFGDLHPPLAPASAVIEAHRCLYCFDAPCTAACPTHIDVPRFIKKIASGNLEGSARTILDANILGASCARACPVQVLCEGSCVMHRNNERPIEIGRLQRFAMDALHASGAPLPFSPGADTGKKVALIGGGPASLACAAELRRQGIQAEIFDARELPGGLNTYGIAEYKLPLAESLREIDMLAQLGVEFHFNATVDAEKLAALEAQFDAVFLGVGLGAIHKLGLANEEREGVTNALDFIAGYKSGTITSVPEKVAVIGGGNTAIDAANAAVRLGAAEVHMIYRRGPQQMSAFAFEYEHAKQEGVRFHFHVTPVGIVGADRIEALQLARLEELTDGMLVPKAEDGRVLEVDLVVLAIGQGTHTDFLRDGKVQLEKGRIVVNRVNGKTSNPKYFAGGDCTNGGREVVDAVADGKRAGIGIAAWLEVAHANA; encoded by the coding sequence GTGAGTACATCTGTTGGATTTTTTGAGAGGTCGCCGGGTTCGCCCGAGATTGCAGCGCGCTTTGGCGATCTGCATCCGCCGCTTGCGCCTGCCTCTGCGGTGATAGAAGCCCACCGCTGCCTGTACTGCTTCGATGCGCCGTGTACCGCGGCGTGTCCTACGCACATTGACGTGCCGAGGTTTATCAAGAAGATTGCGAGTGGGAACCTCGAAGGCTCCGCGCGCACGATCCTCGATGCGAACATCCTGGGCGCAAGTTGCGCGCGGGCCTGCCCGGTACAGGTACTGTGCGAGGGGTCCTGCGTGATGCACCGGAACAACGAGCGGCCGATTGAGATTGGCCGTCTGCAACGGTTCGCAATGGACGCATTGCATGCGAGTGGCGCCCCGTTGCCCTTTTCGCCTGGCGCGGACACGGGAAAGAAAGTCGCATTGATCGGGGGCGGACCGGCGTCACTCGCCTGCGCTGCGGAGTTGCGGCGGCAAGGCATTCAGGCCGAGATCTTCGATGCGCGGGAGCTACCGGGTGGCCTGAACACGTATGGCATTGCAGAGTACAAACTGCCGCTTGCAGAGAGCCTGCGCGAGATCGATATGCTGGCCCAGCTGGGCGTCGAATTTCACTTCAACGCTACAGTGGATGCGGAGAAGCTTGCCGCGCTTGAGGCGCAGTTCGACGCTGTATTTCTTGGCGTCGGTCTGGGAGCAATTCACAAGCTAGGGCTCGCAAACGAGGAGCGCGAGGGAGTGACCAACGCGCTGGATTTCATTGCGGGCTACAAGAGCGGCACGATCACTTCGGTGCCGGAGAAGGTGGCTGTGATTGGTGGAGGAAACACGGCAATCGACGCTGCGAATGCGGCTGTGCGTCTCGGCGCAGCGGAGGTTCATATGATCTACCGCCGCGGCCCGCAACAGATGTCAGCGTTCGCGTTCGAGTATGAACATGCAAAGCAGGAGGGTGTTCGTTTTCACTTTCATGTAACCCCTGTAGGCATCGTTGGAGCAGACCGCATTGAGGCGTTGCAATTGGCGAGGCTGGAAGAATTGACAGACGGGATGCTGGTGCCAAAGGCCGAAGATGGACGTGTGCTCGAAGTAGATCTGGTTGTGCTGGCGATTGGGCAGGGCACTCACACGGATTTCCTGCGCGATGGGAAGGTTCAGCTTGAAAAGGGTCGCATTGTTGTGAACCGCGTCAACGGGAAGACATCGAACCCGAAGTACTTTGCTGGTGGCGATTGTACGAACGGTGGTCGCGAGGTTGTGGATGCGGTGGCAGATGGCAAGCGCGCGGGCATTGGCATTGCTGCATGGCTGGAGGTAGCCCATGCCAACGCTTGA
- a CDS encoding Zn-dependent hydrolase, which produces MVDPQRVLKNLDELRTLTGDANGAQRIAWSPTWLKARAWFEEKLEGLPVKHHHDAAGNHWVTLHGDSDKALVVGSHLDSVPNGGWLDGCLGVLAALEVLQHFAEKYEGHPPITIKLVDWADEEGARFGRSLLGSAAFAGHATIEADRKRTDRDGMTLEAALAACGVDIERVGDAASEQKNLAAYLELHIEQGPILEAQGKPLGVVQGTKGVERWAITFHGQEAHSGSTPMAVRRDALAAAAKLALEIRQIAMKHPQAVATMGSVKTFPGIVTAVVGRCEATLDMRDLDAAILASMLAEARAASERFAAEERCTVEWSKIWSIEPIPFDPKLVELCREAIVETTGTVELLPSGPLHDAAEVARAGIPTVMMFVQSLNGLSHNAAEDTRCDHLELAVRAFTSLADKTAAQIQH; this is translated from the coding sequence ATGGTCGATCCGCAACGTGTTTTGAAGAACCTTGACGAACTACGAACTCTCACGGGCGATGCGAATGGTGCGCAGCGCATTGCGTGGTCGCCGACCTGGTTGAAGGCGCGTGCGTGGTTTGAAGAGAAGCTCGAAGGCCTGCCTGTGAAGCACCACCACGATGCTGCCGGCAACCATTGGGTGACGCTGCATGGAGATAGCGACAAGGCGCTGGTGGTAGGGAGCCATCTCGACTCAGTGCCGAACGGCGGCTGGTTGGATGGGTGCCTTGGTGTGCTCGCCGCTCTTGAAGTGCTGCAGCACTTTGCGGAGAAGTATGAGGGGCATCCGCCGATCACGATCAAGCTGGTGGACTGGGCCGACGAAGAAGGCGCACGTTTCGGACGCAGCCTGCTTGGCTCCGCAGCGTTTGCGGGCCATGCGACGATCGAGGCCGACCGCAAGCGTACAGACCGCGACGGCATGACGCTGGAGGCTGCGCTGGCAGCCTGCGGGGTAGATATCGAGCGCGTTGGCGACGCAGCAAGCGAGCAGAAGAACCTTGCTGCCTACCTCGAACTGCACATCGAGCAGGGACCGATTCTTGAAGCGCAGGGCAAGCCGCTAGGTGTGGTGCAGGGGACCAAGGGCGTGGAGCGCTGGGCGATCACATTCCATGGGCAGGAGGCGCACTCCGGTTCGACGCCGATGGCTGTGCGGCGCGATGCGCTGGCTGCGGCAGCGAAGCTCGCCTTGGAGATACGGCAGATTGCGATGAAGCATCCGCAGGCTGTTGCGACGATGGGGAGCGTGAAGACGTTTCCTGGCATTGTGACCGCTGTTGTCGGACGTTGCGAGGCGACGCTGGACATGCGCGACCTCGATGCCGCGATTCTTGCATCGATGCTTGCGGAAGCTCGCGCGGCGAGTGAACGCTTTGCAGCGGAAGAACGCTGCACGGTGGAGTGGTCGAAGATATGGTCGATCGAACCTATACCCTTTGATCCCAAACTCGTCGAACTCTGCAGGGAGGCAATCGTCGAGACGACTGGAACGGTGGAACTGCTGCCCAGTGGCCCATTGCACGATGCCGCCGAGGTCGCACGCGCGGGGATTCCTACGGTGATGATGTTTGTGCAGAGCTTGAACGGCCTGAGCCACAACGCCGCCGAAGATACCCGGTGCGATCACCTTGAGCTGGCCGTGCGCGCATTTACGTCGCTTGCGGACAAGACAGCCGCGCAGATTCAGCATTAA
- a CDS encoding sugar-binding domain-containing protein — protein sequence MAESLTRRRFMGSAAVAALGLPVVLRSGYPVFAAGESAKYVPPVSPREMLNFNIDWKFIREDVDGAEAVAFDDAKWTTVSTPHTWNDVDSFRTIISHGGGDRGTYKGIGWYRKHFVLPQEMSGKRIYLEFEGMRQAGDIYLNGKAIGLYENGITAYGLDITDAAMIGAENVLAVKVDNRTTYHERATDTAFEWNANDFNPDFGGINRHVWLHVMGPVHQTLPLYYGLQTEGIYIHVDNFAIAKKTADITVESQVRNGLKDRATVGLTVVIVDKDGEVAAQFDGDPVDMVAGEKTTIQAAGGLKGARWWSVNDPHLYEVYTILKVDGKVVDCERTTTGFRKAEFKGGVGTGGVHINDEFVYLKGFAQRSSDEWAGLGQAYPDWMHDFTARMIRECHGNYIRWMHVSPQKVDADTMARWGIVQVCPAGDKERDATGRQWDQRVEVMRISMIYYRNNPSILFWEAGNTVVTVEHMQQMVELRKQWDPEGGRVIGVRGNGDDPANTAITPVAEYYGVMIGQDPRTDALQGEDAIFRGYSAARRDRAPLIETEDFRDEGARRFWDPYSPPYYGFKKGPDDTYQYDSENFALAGVKRYWEYWENRISNTDPAHSKWSGYASIYFTDEDADGRQDSSEVARVSGKVDAVRLPKQIYYAHRVMQSETPDLHVLGHWSYPLMQPDGKPTVKTIYVIANHVDQVELLLNGKSLGVSKTPESGYIYSFANVAFAPGTLKAIGTSHGKIVAEQTLTTVGAAAKIRLTPIVGPKGLQADGADVLLIDVEVVDAKGERVPTDDARVDFTCTGPATWRGGYNSGKVDSTNNLYLNTELGINRVAVRSGITPGVITVTASRKGLQSATVSVTSKEVAFSKGLSTAMPQRLPI from the coding sequence ATGGCTGAGAGTCTGACGCGTCGCAGGTTTATGGGGAGTGCGGCTGTGGCTGCGCTGGGACTGCCGGTGGTGCTGCGGTCTGGATATCCGGTGTTTGCCGCAGGCGAGTCTGCGAAGTATGTGCCACCGGTATCGCCGCGCGAGATGCTGAACTTCAACATCGACTGGAAGTTCATCCGTGAGGATGTAGACGGCGCGGAGGCGGTGGCCTTCGATGACGCGAAGTGGACGACGGTGAGCACGCCGCACACGTGGAACGATGTGGACTCATTCCGCACGATCATCTCTCACGGGGGCGGCGACCGGGGGACGTACAAGGGCATCGGATGGTATCGCAAGCACTTTGTGCTGCCGCAGGAGATGAGCGGCAAGCGCATCTACCTGGAGTTTGAAGGCATGCGGCAGGCAGGCGACATCTACCTGAACGGCAAAGCGATTGGCCTCTATGAGAACGGCATTACCGCGTATGGCTTGGACATCACGGACGCGGCGATGATCGGCGCGGAGAACGTTCTGGCCGTGAAGGTGGACAACCGCACGACCTACCACGAGCGCGCGACCGACACCGCGTTTGAGTGGAATGCGAACGACTTCAATCCTGACTTTGGTGGCATCAATCGCCACGTGTGGCTGCATGTGATGGGCCCGGTGCACCAGACGCTGCCGCTGTACTACGGCCTGCAGACGGAGGGCATCTATATCCACGTAGACAACTTTGCGATTGCGAAGAAGACGGCGGACATCACTGTGGAGTCGCAGGTGCGCAACGGGCTAAAGGACCGCGCAACGGTGGGACTGACTGTGGTGATCGTCGATAAGGATGGCGAGGTCGCGGCGCAGTTCGATGGCGATCCGGTGGACATGGTCGCAGGGGAGAAGACGACGATCCAGGCGGCGGGTGGCCTGAAGGGCGCGCGCTGGTGGAGCGTCAACGATCCGCATCTGTATGAGGTCTATACGATCCTGAAAGTCGACGGGAAGGTTGTGGACTGTGAGCGGACGACGACGGGCTTTCGCAAGGCGGAGTTCAAGGGTGGCGTCGGCACTGGCGGCGTGCACATCAACGACGAGTTTGTGTACCTGAAGGGCTTTGCGCAGCGCTCTTCGGATGAGTGGGCCGGCCTGGGACAGGCGTATCCGGACTGGATGCACGACTTCACGGCGCGGATGATTCGTGAGTGCCATGGGAACTACATCCGGTGGATGCACGTGTCGCCGCAGAAGGTGGATGCGGACACGATGGCGCGATGGGGGATCGTTCAGGTATGTCCTGCGGGCGACAAGGAACGCGACGCGACAGGGCGGCAGTGGGACCAGCGCGTGGAGGTGATGCGCATCTCGATGATCTACTACCGCAACAACCCGAGCATCCTGTTCTGGGAGGCGGGCAACACGGTTGTGACAGTGGAGCACATGCAGCAGATGGTGGAGCTGCGTAAGCAGTGGGACCCGGAAGGTGGGCGCGTGATCGGGGTGCGCGGCAATGGCGATGACCCTGCGAACACAGCGATCACACCGGTGGCGGAGTATTACGGCGTGATGATCGGGCAGGACCCGCGCACCGATGCTCTGCAGGGTGAGGATGCGATCTTTCGCGGCTACAGCGCGGCACGGCGTGATCGCGCTCCGCTGATCGAGACGGAGGACTTTCGCGATGAGGGCGCGCGGCGGTTCTGGGACCCGTACTCGCCGCCGTACTATGGCTTCAAGAAAGGCCCGGATGACACGTATCAGTACGACTCGGAGAACTTTGCGCTGGCGGGTGTGAAGCGCTACTGGGAGTACTGGGAGAATCGCATCTCGAACACCGATCCGGCGCACTCGAAGTGGTCGGGGTATGCGTCGATCTACTTTACGGATGAGGACGCGGATGGGCGGCAGGACTCAAGCGAAGTAGCGCGCGTGAGCGGCAAGGTGGACGCGGTGCGGCTGCCGAAGCAGATCTACTACGCGCACCGTGTGATGCAGAGCGAGACGCCAGACCTGCATGTGCTGGGTCACTGGAGCTATCCGTTGATGCAGCCGGACGGCAAGCCGACGGTGAAGACGATATACGTGATCGCGAACCATGTGGACCAGGTGGAGCTGCTGTTGAACGGCAAGTCGCTTGGCGTCAGCAAGACGCCGGAGAGTGGCTACATCTACTCTTTTGCGAACGTGGCGTTTGCTCCGGGTACGCTGAAGGCTATCGGCACCTCGCACGGCAAGATTGTTGCGGAGCAGACGCTGACGACGGTTGGAGCCGCGGCGAAGATCAGGCTGACGCCGATAGTTGGACCGAAGGGCCTGCAGGCAGATGGCGCCGATGTGCTGCTGATTGACGTCGAAGTCGTGGATGCGAAGGGCGAGCGCGTGCCGACCGACGATGCGCGTGTCGACTTTACTTGCACCGGCCCGGCGACGTGGCGCGGCGGCTACAACAGCGGCAAGGTGGACTCGACGAACAACCTGTATCTGAATACAGAGCTTGGCATCAACCGTGTGGCGGTGCGTTCGGGCATTACGCCGGGAGTGATTACGGTGACCGCGAGCCGCAAGGGACTGCAGTCCGCGACGGTGAGTGTGACGTCGAAGGAAGTGGCGTTCAGTAAGGGGCTCTCGACTGCGATGCCGCAGCGTCTGCCCATTTAA
- a CDS encoding polysaccharide lyase family protein: MPLYRLLTFRLAFALVVTAFTAAAQQSAPPVTVTDNGTSYILANGYLTATISKTTGDMTSLKVNGLETQGYVSGHHAGYWEQNPSGAARMEARLTIDPATNNGERGEVSIKGWSEGKNLNGDRRIGGPDVASGPYKPGPGEAPTVRPKGETLPPGVRPNRGTFVPRRPGADRGPGLLVDMEIRYALERGGHGIYTYAIFTHEPTYGATQIGESRYGMKLNAGVFDWLSVDAQRNMQMPTGHDWDLGTDLNMKEARRLTTGVKKGIAEHKYDYCADQFDTPTFGWSSTTKHVGIYFINPSMEYLSSGPKHLELTGHLDDGDGGDPTLLDYWRGTHYGGSILPIAAGEDWTKVVGPIMIYVPTGPTPDAMFSEAKKQAIIEAKKWPYTWVKGVDYTPAAERSTVTGQLLLRDPELHHANLPNLEVGLAYPDQQPSDAPPAEGRRAPEVMTWQNDAKHYEFWVRGTTDGHFSIPNVRPGTYELHAIADGVLGEYAKADVTVTAGQKLDLGKLTWTPVRYGRQLWQIGIPNRSASEFLQGNDHWHWGEYIRYAKLFPNDVNYTIGKSNFRKDWFIYQVPHDEDPNDTTGRGHGRATPWTVHFTLPSAPKPGEHGVLRLALAGVSTRTIAVSVNGKDAGEVTGLIYNAVINRDGVQGSWVEKDLDFDASMLHTGANTLTLTVPAGGIMNGIAYDVVRLELAPAK; this comes from the coding sequence ATGCCCCTGTACCGTCTGCTCACGTTCCGCCTAGCCTTTGCCCTCGTCGTTACGGCCTTTACCGCCGCTGCGCAGCAGAGCGCTCCGCCCGTCACCGTCACCGACAACGGTACCAGCTACATCCTCGCCAACGGCTACCTCACGGCCACCATCAGCAAGACCACCGGCGACATGACCTCTCTGAAGGTCAACGGTCTTGAGACGCAGGGTTACGTCTCGGGCCACCATGCGGGATATTGGGAGCAGAATCCGTCCGGCGCGGCGCGCATGGAGGCCAGGCTCACCATCGACCCCGCCACCAACAATGGCGAGCGCGGTGAGGTCTCCATCAAAGGCTGGTCCGAGGGCAAGAACCTCAACGGCGACCGCCGCATCGGCGGCCCGGACGTCGCCTCCGGCCCCTACAAGCCAGGCCCCGGCGAGGCTCCCACCGTTCGCCCGAAGGGTGAGACTCTGCCCCCTGGCGTGCGCCCGAATCGCGGCACCTTCGTCCCGCGCCGCCCCGGAGCAGACCGCGGACCCGGACTGCTCGTCGATATGGAGATCCGCTACGCCCTTGAGCGCGGCGGCCACGGCATCTACACCTACGCCATCTTCACCCACGAGCCCACCTACGGCGCCACGCAGATCGGCGAGTCTCGCTACGGCATGAAGCTCAACGCTGGCGTCTTCGACTGGCTCTCCGTCGATGCGCAACGCAACATGCAGATGCCCACGGGCCACGACTGGGACCTCGGGACCGATCTCAACATGAAGGAAGCGCGCCGCCTCACCACCGGCGTCAAAAAAGGCATCGCCGAGCACAAGTACGACTACTGCGCCGACCAGTTCGACACGCCCACCTTCGGCTGGTCCAGCACCACCAAACACGTCGGCATCTACTTCATCAATCCGTCCATGGAGTACCTCTCCAGCGGCCCGAAGCATCTCGAACTCACCGGCCATCTCGATGACGGCGACGGCGGTGACCCCACGCTGCTTGACTACTGGCGCGGCACCCACTACGGCGGCAGCATCCTTCCCATCGCCGCAGGCGAGGACTGGACGAAAGTCGTCGGCCCCATCATGATCTACGTCCCCACCGGCCCTACGCCCGACGCGATGTTCAGTGAGGCGAAGAAGCAAGCCATCATCGAAGCGAAAAAGTGGCCCTACACCTGGGTAAAAGGCGTCGACTACACGCCCGCTGCCGAGCGTTCCACCGTCACCGGCCAGCTACTGCTGCGCGACCCCGAGCTACACCACGCCAACCTCCCCAACCTCGAAGTCGGCCTCGCCTACCCCGACCAGCAGCCCTCTGACGCGCCGCCGGCAGAAGGCCGCCGCGCGCCCGAGGTAATGACCTGGCAGAACGACGCCAAGCACTACGAGTTCTGGGTGCGCGGCACAACCGACGGCCACTTCTCCATCCCCAACGTCCGCCCCGGCACCTATGAGCTACACGCCATCGCCGACGGCGTGCTCGGCGAGTACGCCAAGGCCGACGTCACCGTCACCGCGGGCCAGAAGCTCGACCTCGGCAAGCTCACCTGGACGCCCGTACGCTACGGCCGCCAGCTCTGGCAGATCGGCATTCCCAACCGCTCCGCCTCCGAGTTCCTGCAGGGCAACGACCACTGGCACTGGGGCGAGTACATCCGCTATGCCAAGCTCTTCCCCAACGACGTGAACTACACCATCGGCAAGAGCAACTTCCGCAAGGATTGGTTCATCTACCAGGTGCCGCACGACGAGGACCCCAACGACACTACCGGCCGTGGCCATGGCCGCGCCACCCCATGGACGGTCCACTTCACGCTGCCCTCCGCGCCAAAGCCCGGTGAACACGGCGTGCTGCGACTCGCGCTCGCCGGTGTCAGCACGCGCACCATCGCGGTCAGCGTCAACGGCAAGGACGCGGGCGAGGTCACCGGCCTGATCTACAACGCCGTCATCAACCGCGACGGCGTGCAGGGCTCATGGGTGGAAAAAGACCTCGACTTCGACGCCTCCATGCTGCACACTGGCGCGAACACGCTCACGCTCACCGTCCCCGCAGGAGGCATCATGAACGGCATCGCCTACGACGTCGTAAGGCTGGAGCTGGCACCGGCAAAATAA
- a CDS encoding sigma-70 family RNA polymerase sigma factor, with protein MALPSMQEVRSETDLAVLVETYSALLFRVAHSILRSRAEAEDVVQDTFVRVIEHRNKLTDIRDMRVWLVRIAWNLALDRKRRIKPDQFDEGFAESLAARTVAADHALAEAHEMQAALREIDRLPSAERAVLLLSAMDELQTAQIAEVLNKSESAIRALLFRARTRLRQRLQKGHRA; from the coding sequence TTGGCTTTGCCGTCCATGCAGGAGGTGCGATCGGAGACCGATCTCGCCGTTCTGGTGGAGACCTACTCGGCACTCCTCTTCCGCGTCGCGCACTCCATCCTCCGCTCCCGCGCCGAAGCCGAGGATGTGGTGCAGGACACCTTCGTCCGAGTCATCGAACATCGCAATAAGCTTACGGACATCCGAGACATGCGTGTCTGGCTCGTACGCATCGCCTGGAACCTCGCGCTCGACCGCAAGCGTCGCATCAAGCCCGATCAGTTCGACGAGGGCTTCGCGGAGTCGCTCGCCGCGCGCACTGTCGCCGCCGACCATGCTCTCGCTGAAGCACACGAGATGCAGGCCGCACTGCGCGAGATCGACCGTCTACCCAGCGCCGAGCGCGCCGTGCTGCTGCTCTCCGCCATGGACGAGTTGCAGACCGCGCAGATCGCCGAAGTCCTCAACAAGAGTGAATCCGCCATCCGGGCCCTGCTCTTCCGCGCCAGAACCCGTCTCCGCCAACGCCTACAGAAAGGACATCGTGCATGA
- a CDS encoding cysteine desulfurase family protein, whose translation MQRIYLDANATTPVLPAVVEAMLPYFTECSGNPSSAHLAGQRTRAAVERARAAVASLLHCAAKEIVFTSGGTESDNLALTGILQPFLDHNEPAHLITTQIEHHAVLYAAEALEKRGIRVTYLAPNRGGLIEPAALEAALTPETKLISVMLANNETGVIQPVGKLARIAKAYNPAILVHTDAVQAAGKLPLDTAGEFKNIDLLSISGHKMYAPQGTGALFIRSGVHLMPLQYGGPQERQRRAGTENVPGIVALGRAAELAQEFLHQALEPHSSQPTAHSSNIASLSGLRDSLEQGLLAAIPGTHINGSTAHRAPNTTNIRFEGIDAESLLIALDMQGIAASFGAACQSGATEPSHVLLAMGLTPAEARSSLRLSLSRHTTAEEIDRALQIIPAAVARLRKLA comes from the coding sequence ATGCAGCGCATCTACCTCGACGCAAACGCGACCACCCCCGTCCTACCCGCGGTCGTCGAGGCCATGCTGCCATATTTCACCGAATGCTCCGGCAACCCCAGCTCGGCACACCTTGCAGGCCAGCGCACGCGCGCCGCCGTCGAGCGCGCGCGGGCAGCCGTAGCCTCTCTACTACACTGCGCGGCCAAAGAGATCGTCTTCACCTCCGGAGGCACGGAGAGCGACAACCTTGCTCTGACCGGCATCCTGCAACCCTTCCTCGATCACAACGAACCCGCGCACCTCATCACCACGCAGATCGAGCACCACGCTGTCCTTTACGCCGCTGAAGCCCTGGAGAAGCGCGGCATCCGCGTCACTTACCTTGCACCGAACCGCGGCGGCCTCATCGAACCCGCAGCCCTCGAAGCCGCACTAACGCCCGAGACAAAGCTTATCTCCGTCATGCTCGCCAACAACGAGACCGGTGTCATTCAGCCTGTCGGCAAGCTCGCACGCATCGCCAAGGCCTATAACCCAGCCATCCTCGTGCATACCGACGCTGTCCAAGCCGCGGGCAAGCTCCCACTCGACACCGCAGGTGAATTCAAGAACATCGATCTACTCTCCATCTCCGGCCACAAGATGTACGCCCCCCAGGGCACCGGAGCGCTCTTCATCCGCAGTGGTGTACACCTGATGCCGCTGCAGTATGGCGGCCCACAGGAGCGCCAGCGCCGCGCCGGCACCGAGAACGTCCCCGGCATCGTCGCCCTCGGCCGCGCCGCCGAACTCGCGCAGGAGTTCTTACACCAAGCACTCGAGCCTCACAGTTCACAGCCCACAGCTCACAGCTCGAACATCGCTTCGCTCTCCGGCCTCCGCGACAGCCTGGAGCAAGGTCTTCTCGCCGCAATCCCCGGCACTCACATCAACGGCAGCACCGCCCACCGCGCTCCCAACACCACCAACATCCGCTTCGAAGGCATCGACGCCGAATCCCTCCTCATCGCACTCGACATGCAGGGCATCGCCGCCAGCTTCGGCGCGGCCTGCCAGTCCGGCGCCACCGAGCCCTCGCACGTCCTGCTCGCCATGGGCCTCACCCCCGCCGAAGCCCGCAGCAGCCTGCGCCTCTCCCTCTCGCGCCACACCACCGCCGAAGAGATCGACCGCGCCCTCCAGATCATCCCCGCCGCAGTAGCCCGCCTCCGCAAGCTCGCCTAA